A stretch of Anopheles merus strain MAF unplaced genomic scaffold, AmerM5.1 LNR4000746, whole genome shotgun sequence DNA encodes these proteins:
- the LOC121602978 gene encoding transmembrane protein 170B-like isoform X2, whose protein sequence is MMYYGKDSSGGGISELDTIANVIGLKGVGTSSLRTFVEMWYHIFLWALFSSIFVHTCAAVIAFVTLRKHKFGRFFSIFIFVMGVLSPATGGVVNSTVIAFVHRASNFQMSPIAAMIWGVGQTIVSACFGFTRILATL, encoded by the coding sequence ATGATGTACTATGGCAAGGACAGCAGTGGCGGTGGTATCTCGGAGCTGGACACGATAGCGAATGTGATCGGTCTGAAGGGTGTCGGTACGTCGTCGCTGCGCACGTTCGTCGAGATGTGGTACCACATCTTTCTGTGGGCCCTCTTCTCGTCCATTTTCGTGCACACGTGCGCGGCGGTCATTGCGTTCGTGACGCTGCGCAAGCACAAGTTCGGGCGCTTCTTTTCCATCTTCATCTTTGTGATGGGCGTCCTGTCGCCGGCGACCGGTGGCGTCGTCAACAGTACCGTCATTGCCTTTGTACACCGAGCCTCCAACTTTCAGATGTCGCCGATCGCGGCCATGATCTGGGGCGTCGGGCAGACCATCGTGTCCGCCTGCTTTGGGTTTACGCGCATCCTGGCCACACTGTAA